One Malassezia restricta chromosome VI, complete sequence genomic region harbors:
- a CDS encoding ATP-binding cassette, subfamily F, member 3, with protein MAAAAILREALPSLDEPIVTYLDRYIYDAGEDPTVDVMEDVVRPMLESAVICEPSDSPKRLALPTLFEKLGAIVAERAPKKSVESQRGLARLDKVVDMSTSEISSTITYDAGNDSMDLALGRSTRNRTTVDIKKLEKQEAKTRAKLAKRAQRDLYESSKLVENAKKMASYEEMYMQVNPLESISSGAAKGKNKDIHLPNIDVSFGSHRILTNAELTMAYGRRYGLIGRNGVGKSTLLRHMALRDVPIPTNVSLLYVEQEITGDDTSAIEAVLKADVWREKLLAEERRLNFELQQLEDATHAAVAAADQNKDDDTEGLSKGSAVDLPTRQRENQRDELLSRLGDVQAKLVDMEAETGPSRAATLLNGLGIVGDDQNKPTKAFSGGWRMRLALARALFCKPDLLMLDEPSNMLDLNAIAWLEDYLVKEWEGTLLVVSHDRAFLNQVSTDIVHMHSERLDYYKGNFDQFYETRDERRRNQLREYEANKQKREHLQAFIDRWRYNAARAAQAQSRIKELERLPVLEMPEKESGEHFTLPETDKISPPLLQLDNVTFGYSEDKILLRNVNFDVTLDSRIALIGSNGAGKSTLIKLLINQLSPLSGDAKRNPRLRIGYFSQHHIDQLDLTQSPVAFLASRFPGRTEQEYRQHLGSFGITGTTGLQKIATLSGGQKSRVAFAQLSLLKPHVLLLDEPTNHLDIEALDALMEAINHWNGGVIVVSHDERFINGCLKEMWVCDNGTVYKFYGNVSEYKRVIIESNKRKLEEAMRSSNT; from the coding sequence ATGGCCGCAGCAGCGATCCTGCGCGAGGCATTGCCTTCGCTAGACGAGCCCATTGTGACATACCTCGACAGGTACATCTATGATGCAGGCGAGGATCCTACTGTGGATGTGATGGAGGATGTTGTGCGCCCTATGCTTGAGTCTGCTGTTATTTGTGAGCCTTCTGACTCACCGAAACGACTAGCGCTCCCCACATTATTCGAAAAGCTTGGCGCCATTGTTGCAGAGCGTGCACCAAAGAAATCAGTCGAAAGCCAGCGCGGTCTTGCGCGTCTGGACAAGGTCGTGGACATGAGCACCTCTGAAATTAGTTCCACCATCACGTACGACGCTGGCAATGACAGCATGGACTTGGCTCTGGGTCGATCGACGCGTAATCGCACGACTGTTGACATCAAGAAACTGGAGAAACAAGAAGCAAAGACTCGTGCAAAGCTCGCGAAGCGTGCTCAGCGCGACCTCTATGAATCCAGCAAGCTCGTCGAAAACGCCAAAAAGATGGCTTCTTACGAGGAAATGTACATGCAAGTCAACCCTCTTGAGTCAATCAGCTCAGGCGCAGCCAAAGGTAAAAACAAAGATATTCACCTGCCTAATATTGATGTGAGCTTTGGCAGTCATCGCATTCTGACGAATGCCGAACTGACCATGGCATATGGCCGTCGCTATGGTCTGATCGGTCGTAACGGTGTTGGTAAGAGTACCCTGCTCCGTCACATGGCCCTGCGTGACGTTCCTATTCCCACCAATGTGTCGCTACTGTACGTGGAGCAAGAAATCACCGGTGATGACACCTCTGCTATTGAGGCTGTGCTCAAGGCAGATGTGTGGCGTGAAAAGCTCTTGGCAGAGGAACGTCGTCTTAATTTTGAGCTGCAACAGCTGGAAGACGCGACACATGCTGCTGTAGCAGCGGCAGACCAGAATAAGGACGATGACACAGAGGGCTTGTCAAAGGGCTCCGCTGTCGATCTCCCTACAAGACAGCGCGAAAACCAACGTGACGAACTATTGTCTCGATTAGGAGATGTGCAGGCCAaactcgtcgacatggaggCAGAAACTGGTCCAAGTCGTGCCGCCACATTACTCAACGGTCTGGGTATTGTTGGAGACGACCAAAACAAGCCTACGAAAGCATTCAGTGGCGgatggcgcatgcgccttGCATTAGCACGCGCCTTGTTTTGTAAACCTGACTTGCTCATGCTGGATGAACCATCTAACATGCTTGACTTGAACGCTATTGCCTGGCTAGAAGACTATCTCGTCAAAGAGTGGGAAGGTACACTCCTGGTTGTATCGCACGACCGTGCATTTCTCAACCAGGTGTCAACCGACATTGTCCATATGCACTCTGAACGCCTCGACTACTACAAAGGCAACTTTGACCAGTTCTACGAAACCCGCGACGAACGCCGCAGGAATCAATTACGTGAATACGAAGCAAACAAGCAAAAGCGCGAACATCTTCAGGCTTTCATCGATCGTTGGCGCTACAATgcggctcgtgctgcacagGCACAGAGCCGTATCAAAGAACTGGAACGCTTGCCTGTACTTGAAATGCCTGAGAAGGAATCAGGTGAACACTTCACCCTCCCCGAAACCGATAAAATTAGCCCGCCATTGCTGCAACTGGATAATGTCACATTTGGTTATTCGGAGGATAAGATTCTGCTGCGTAACGTCAACTTTGATGTGACACTTGACAGTCGCATTGCTTTGATCGGTAGCAACGGCGCCGGTAAGTCGACCTTGATCAAGCTCTTAATCAATCAACTATCCCCATTGTCGGGTGATGCCAAACGGAATCCACGTTTGCGAATCGGTTACTTTTCTCAGCACCACATCGACCAACTTGATCTCACTCAGAGTCCCGTTGCTTTCTTGGCATCGCGGTTCCCCGGCCGTACGGAACAAGAGTACCGCCAACATCTTGGCTCATTTGGTATCACAGGCACGACAGGTCTCCAAAAAATTGCCACATTAAGTGGTGGACAAAAGAGTCGCGTGGCGTTTGCCCAATTAAGTTTGCTGAAGCCACATGTTTTACTTCTAGATGAGCCCACCAACCACTTGGATATTGAAGCTTTGGATGCTCTCATGGAAGCCATTAACCATTGGAATGGTGGCGTGATCGTTGTTAGTCACGACGAGCGCTTTATCAATGGCTGCTTGAAAGAAATGTGGGTGTGCGACAATGGCACTGTGTACAAGTTCTACGGAAATGTATCTGAATACAAGCGTGTCATTATTGAGTCAAACAAGCGCAAACTGGAAGAAGCTATGCGTAGTTCTAACACCTAA
- a CDS encoding exosome complex component RRP43: MSAMQEKHEGLVEAHTAAPLTIFKKIYPTDYFRRHLEERIREDGRSLDQFRSASLATGILSQPYGSALVRFGEGTLVTAAVHAEVTEPTLERPNEGFVIPNVELPALCSPQYKAGPPGDEAQIMTHYLQMFLNQSGILPCTSLCIETGSAVWVLHVDVVCISADGSVMDAAALAAVAALYDCRLPRVSRHMNSSQVICDTDATERLSLTCIPILTTISLYDWTYLLADATEFEQSLCAGSIQMGTLDDKPNGIFWTKVRGRCTAMQPHVLENESLIEWCERTTQNRAQQLRSLLLDALRA; the protein is encoded by the coding sequence ATGTCAGCCATGCAAGAAAAGCATGAAGGCTTGGTTGAGGCACATACGGCCGCACCATTGACCATCTTCAAAAAGATATATCCGACAGACTATTTTCGTCGGCATCTTGAGGAGCGAATTCGAGAGGATGGGCGCTCCCTAGATCAATTTCGTTCGGCATCCTTAGCCACAGGTATTTTATCACAGCCTTATGGCAGCGCACTTGTGCGCTTTGGTGAAGGTACATTGGTCACGGCTGCGGTGCATGCAGAGGTGACTGAGCCGACACTGGAGCGCCCTAACGAAGGATTTGTTATTCCAAATGTTGAGCTCCCCGCTTTGTGCTCACCTCAATACAAGGCAGGTCCTCCAGGCGATGAAGCACAAATTATGACTCACTACTTGCAAATGTTCCTGAATCAGTCTGGTATTCTTCCATGTACTTCATTATGTATCGAGACTGGATCAGCTGTGTGGGTTTTACATGTCGACGTTGTTTGTATTAGCGCAGATGGCAGCGTGATGGATGCTGCGGCTTTGGCAGCTGTGGCAGCATTGTACGATTGCCGTCTACCACGCGTTTCCCGTCACATGAATTCTAGCCAGGTCATTTGCGATACCGATGCCACAGAACGCCTATCGCTTACTTGCATTCCTATCCTAACAACAATATCTCTGTACGATTGGACATATCTCCTAGCTGATGCCACTGAATTTGAACAGTCATTATGTGCAGGAAGTATCCAGATGGGTACGTTGGACGACAAGCCTAATGGTATCTTTTGGACTAAAGTTCGGGGAAGATGCACAGCTATGCAACCACATGTCCTCGAAAATGAGTCGTTGATTGAATGGTGCGAACGTACAACCCAGAACCGTGCACAGCAACTGCGATCATTGCTGTTAGATGCTTTACGTGCCTAA
- a CDS encoding cell division cycle protein 37, whose product MVSKLNYSKWDNLELSDDSDIEVHPNVDKRSFIRWKQRDIHEKREMRKIQRSHYEAEHRTNVAVAPILEELCKATEKEGSKFYSREVSRLSAGRQERGNKDGPDGPTLDDIVLSLLLQINEEEDVAKARETPQLDQALANALKTHIYKLATRTKELETLLKEMDDEDRRKITSESLRDGWNSSHVTKSDDLPPQTQQKPSGKTKVQHVETLNPGASSVSQVATANDSEEEEEDSPSITPVMKAFASLPSALKSVPISMEKFPPGFNPATQLNLNAFEKMFDFLSAHKELLRSEYGTSDALLLQAFESQMAGQKSLARMCTEKALLVQYCNQLGKDGVNLFFQRMMQTDGRAAVVFLNDVLSTYTRISSRADVMKEKYKDEGEGVEQIQLMAEDPNTVISFQIPEGPPPENIKLEGEGADKLDPSQVHEWLQRRWDIFVGFDEDFRRALETKNLDTVNQALGRMPVEKAEMVVQDLDRAGILNFSSTEIRDETGKT is encoded by the coding sequence ATGGTCAGCAAGCTAAACTACTCCAAATGGGATAACCTCGAATTATCTGATGATTCAGATATTGAGGTCCATCCAAATGTCGATAAGCGCTCTTTTATTCGATGGAAACAACGCGATATACATGAAAAGCGCGAAATGCGTAAAATTCAACGATCGCATTATGAAGCTGAACATCGCACAAATGTCGCTGTCGCTCCTATTTTAGAAGAACTGTGCAAAGCGACAGAGAAGGAAGGATCAAAATTTTACTCTCGTGAAGTGTCGCGTCTATCTGCAGGAAGGCAAGAACGCGGCAACAAGGATGGTCCTGATGGCCCAACCCTCGACGACATCGTCCTATCCTTATTGCTCCAAATCAATGAAGAGGAAGACGTCGCGAAGGCTCGTGAAACACCGCAATTAGATCAGGCACTTGCAAATGCGCTTAAAACTCATATATACAAACTAGCTACACGCACTAAAGAGCTTGAAACTCTGTTGAAAGAAATGGATGATGAAGACCGAAGAAAAATAACCAGTGAGAGTCTTCGTGACGGCTGGAACAGCAGCCATGTCACCAAGTCTGACGATCTTCCTCCCCAAACACAGCAGAAACCGTCGGGGAAAACGAAAGTCCAGCATGTCGAAACGCTCAACCCGGGTGCGTCTTCTGTTTCTCAGGTGGCCACAGCAAATGACtctgaagaagaggaagaagacaGCCCTTCTATTACACCGGTGATGAAAGCATTTGCAAGTCTTCCGTCGGCTTTGAAGTCAGTTCCGATATCAATGGAAAAATTCCCTCCTGGCTTTAATCCAGCAACACAGCTCAATCTAAATGCTTTTGAGAAGATGTTTGATTTTCTAAGTGCGCACAAGGAGCTGCTTCGTTCAGAGTACGGGACATCTGATGCTCTTTTATTACAAGCATTTGAATCGCAAATGGCAGGTCAGAAATCACTTGCGCGCATGTGTACCGAAAAGGCCCTTTTGGTTCAATATTGCAACCAACTGGGAAAGGATGGAGTCAATCTGTTTTTCCAGAGGATGATGCAAACTGATGGTCGCGCGGCAGTCGTCTTCTTGAATGACGTCTTGTCAACTTACACTCGCATCTCCTCTCGAGCAGATGTCATGAAAGAGAAGTATAAGGACGAAGGCGAAGGCGTAGAGCAAATCCAGCTGATGGCTGAAGATCCCAACACTGTAATTTCCTTTCAAATTCCAGAAGGACCACCTCCAGAAAACATCAAACTCGAAGGTGAAGGTGCAGATAAACTAGATCCATCACAAGTTCATGAATGGCTTCAGCGTCGCTGGGATATTTTTGTTGGGTTTGATGAAGACTTTCGTCGTGCTCTTGAAACCAAAAATCTGGACACTGTGAATCAAGCCTTAGGTCGAATGCCTGTTGAAAAAGCTGAGATGGTTGTACAGGATCTTGATCGCGCAGGTATCCTCAACTTTAGTAGCACAGAGATTCGTGATGAAACAGGAAAAACTTAG
- a CDS encoding phosphomevalonate kinase: MVWDPAPTIVSAPGKVLIAGGYLVLDPAYPGIVLVTNARFYACVSKRTESTIRVRSPQFQHAEWLYAYHLPKEDVKDAIQAANALRLIQCGDPNPFVALALLYALHISFEYLGPTKARETLSCGLDIMIIGDNDFYSRRVNGQVPTIEELRALEPFTSHPCTLGDVHKTGLGSSAAMTTSLVGALLLHLGVAQVESGQLTSTSLGLIHNVAQLAHCAAQGKVGSGFDVSASVWGHQLYRRFDPDLIKSLIRHEIGSRIVTDQKTAVNDVTPEPLALLPTLDATNPLWVPAPPPSAASTAVEGLFSLHTSNSPQYKARPAPLSLPPGIQMCLADVDTGSNTRTLVGKVSDWRAQHPDWAAQLYKIIASSNQSLADGLLQLHMAYANDQTAYTQVLETLSQRPSLDWDHYYKSHPSSTCALFLEVRNAMRSIRAGMRELGSRSGAPVEPPEMTRLLDTTINTAPGIMGGGVPGAGGYDALFLLFLSPSSLHTHIPAPAPQSVCDIWQTYSELSVGPLLCSADCSDVPCRTNKSDGSNHVTQIAQAWAQASPAMRVVQDASTVPGLERWLNSA; encoded by the coding sequence ATGGTGTGGGACCCTGCACCTACTATCGTCTCAGCTCCTGGAAAGGTCCTCATTGCTGGTGGTTATCTCGTCCTCGATCCGGCTTACCCTGGAATTGTGCTCGTAACAAATGCTCGCTTCTACGCCTGTGTATCAAAACGCACCGAAAGTACGATCCGAGTGCGTTCGCCGCAATTTCAGCACGCAGAATGGTTATATGCCTATCACTTACCAAAAGAAGATGTCAAAGATGCCATCCAAGCAGCGAATGCATTGCGCTTAATTCAATGCGGTGACCCAAACCCATTCGTCGCCCTGGCTCTTTTGTACGCATTACATATTTCTTTCGAGTATTTGGGCCCAACGAAGGCCCGCGAAACTTTATCGTGTGGTCTTGATATTATGATCATCGGGGACAATGATTTCTACTCTCGACGCGTGAATGGACAGGTGCCAACAATCGAGGAGCTTAGAGCTCTCGAGCCGTTCACGTCTCATCCATGTACACTGGGTGACGTTCATAAAACAGGGTTGGgatcgagcgccgcgatgaCTACATCTCTTGTTGGTGCTCTGCTATTACACTTGGGTGTAGCACAAGTCGAATCCGGCCAATTGACCTCAACTTCACTCGGCCTCATTCACAATGTCGCACAGCTGGCGCAttgcgcagcgcaaggCAAAGTCGGCTCCGGCTTCGACGTGTCTGCCTCGGTATGGGGCCATCAGTTGTACCGCCGCTTCGATCCTGATTTGATCAAGAGTCTCATTCGCCACGAAATCGGATCGCGAATCGTAACTGACCAAAAAACTGCCGTCAACGATGTGACTCCTGAACCGCTTGCACTCCTGCCCACGCTGGATGCCACTAATCCACTTTGGGTCccagcaccaccaccaTCGGCTGCTTCTACGGCTGTTGAAGGCTTGTTTTCGCTGCACACGTCGAATTCTCCTCAATATAAAGCACGTCCTGCCCCGCTGTCGCTACCACCTGGTATTCAAATGTGCCTAGCTGATGTCGATACTGGCTCGAATACCCGGACGCTGGTGGGAAAAGTCAGTGATTGGCGTGCACAACATCCAGATTGGGCGGCTCAGCTGTACAAAATCATCGCTTCTTCCAACCAATCGCTCGCGGATGGTCTGCTTCAGCTTCATATGGCTTATGCAAACGACCAGACTGCGTATACCCAAGTATTGGAAACGCTTTCACAACGACCTTCATTAGATTGGGATCATTACTATAAGTCGCATCCATCATCTACATGCGCACTATTTCTTGAAGTACGAaatgccatgcgctcgattCGCGCGGGTATGCGCGAATTGGGCTCGCGATCCGGTGCTCCGGTCGAACCGCCAGAAATGACGCGATTGCTCGATACCACTATCAATACAGCTCCAGGTATCATGGGAGGTGGCGTCCCTGGTGCAGGTGGCTATGATGCACTCTTCTTGCTCTTTCTTTCGCCATCCTCcctgcacacgcacatACCTGCTCCTGCTCCACAGAGCGTGTGTGACATTTGGCAGACGTACAGTGAGCTGAGTGTTGGCCCCCTCTTGTGCAGTGCTGACTGCTCTGATGTGCCATGCCGTACAAATAAGAGTGACGGCAGCAATCACGTTACCCAAATTGCCCAAGCTTGGGCACAAGCCTCTCCGGCCATGCGCGTCGTGCAAGATGCGTCCACCGTACCTGGCCTGGAGCGGTGGCTCAATAGTGCATAA
- a CDS encoding lactate 2-monooxygenase: MEPAKLIAETFENGCHNEFTTFGFRFSQWEEKARQVLSANSYGYVKGSAGDGYTDNQECQDFKKWQFVPRRLVPVSQCDVVPKYKVLGQNVPSPIAVAPIGVNTIFHREGECGMSAAAKEAGVTYIMSSASSTSLEDVAKANGDGHRFFQLYWPPNESNDVTASILRRAKQAGFTALVVTLDTYTLGYRPSDLNHGFNPFLLPEITGCGLGLSDPVFQEKFKQKNGKTVMEDLATSAPEWASQMFCGAGHSWDDLKYLREYWDGPIVLKGIMDVEDAKLAVKHGMDGIVVSSHGGRQVNDSVSSIEVLPEIVDAVGDKLDVLFDSGVRSGTDIAKALALGAKMVLIGRPCVYGLAMGGQKGAHHVLRCLLAELELSMRLSGVSSIEKEELNRSRLRLIK; the protein is encoded by the coding sequence ATGGAGCCAGCTAAGCTGATTGCCGAAACGTTCGAAAACGGTTGCCACAACGAGTTCACCACCTTTGGCTTCCGCTTCAGCCAATGGGAAGAGAAGGCCCGTCAAGTCTTGTCGGCCAACTCCTATGGTTACGTCAAGGGCTCCGCTGGTGACGGCTACACGGACAACCAGGAGTGCCAGGACTTTAAGAAGTGGCAATTTGTGCCTCGTCGCCTTGTCCCAGTGTCCCAGTGTGACGTTGTGCCGAAGTACAAGGTCCTCGGACAGAACGTGCCCTCCCCTATCGCTGTCGCGCCAATTGGTGTGAACACCATCTTCCATCGCGAGGGTGAGTGTGGCATGTCCGCAGCGGCGAAGGAGGCCGGCGTGACGTACATCATGAGCTCGGCtagctcgacgagcttggAAGATGTGGCCAAGGCGAACGGCGACGGACACCGTTTCTTCCAGCTCTACTGGCCACCAAATGAGTCCAACGACGTCACAGCTAGCATCCTGCGCCGAGCAAAGCAGGCCGGCTTCACTGCGCTTGTGGTGACGCTTGACACATACACTCTGGGTTACCGCCCATCAGACTTGAACCATGGCTTCAACCCATTCCTGCTCCCAGAAATAACCGGATGTGGTCTCGGTCTGAGCGACCCAGTCTTCCAGGAGAAGTTCAAGCAAAAGAACGGCAAGACCGTGATGGAGGACCTCGCGACGTCGGCCCCTGAATGGGCGTCCCAGATGTTCTGCGGTGCTGGTCACTCTTGGGACGACCTCAAGTACCTGCGCGAGTACTGGGACGGACCCATCGTGCTCAAGGGTATCATGGACGTGGAAGATGCCAAGCTTGCTGTCAAGCACGGCATGGATGGTATTGTCGTCTCGTCGCATGGTGGTCGCCAGGTGAACGACTCGGTGTCTTCGATCGAAGTGCTGCCAGAGATTGTCGACGCCGTCGGCGACAAGCTGGACGTCCTGTTTGACTCTGGTGTTCGTTCGGGTACGGACATTGCCAAGGCGCTTGCCTTGGGTGCCAAGATGGTGCTTATCGGACGCCCATGTGTGTATGGTCTGGCAATGGGTGGCCAGAAGGGCGCGCACCATGTACTCCGCTGTCTCCTTGCTGAGTTGGAGCTCTCTATGCGGCTTTCCGGTGTGTCTTCGATTGAGAAGGAGGAGCTGAACCGCTCACGCCTTCGTTTGATCAAGTAG
- a CDS encoding transcription initiation factor TFIIH subunit 1: protein MESSVAQTLYASVSYKKVPGTLTLKKDGVLEWRPSSSTASVHEFQVSSTYLKGMQVSKPGAAQIALRLVAKDGKTINGDTSAFLVFNSDPDTAVSQREKFKERLAAAIAKARTEPMQQTSTRDFDTHDSLQRTAMASEVALRSQVLRSNPQLLSLHKEVVGSGTLSDADFWAHPARVMLLRAEKARMEQKTGRRGQLADPHPTQNENNELKINITPQLIRDLFEQYPVLTRAYDENVPNRLDENTFWARYFQSKLYHRLRTSLRSAASENQLPADDIFDKYLEAEDNDLEPRQKHNPHDALLNLASTEEDHSATGNIQDWTMRPGFDRRTLSLVRRFNKHAESLLTSSLGALDEKGARRVRRKVGGVDEEYDSQSKRKWESHYDKDIVIPDLTERRSNSGRRLEIQDSHAYYGSDIHGETETVQGENRFDYARFRQDLAQWHLDLSKFSPSGQIMSTTLHYMLKNMGQQKEQRYSTALDKLPADVNRQIVSCQAATSEFLQQFWQAALPSLEHTYQSVEQRIEKARSMISILQKTDTRIEHIATAADTALPNEGYDSVMEAFQATREAVQTALFYAHKSQRHTV from the coding sequence ATGGAATCGTCGGTGGCACAAACGCTATATGCGTCTGTATCCTATAAAAAAGTTCCAGGTACTCTTACTCTAAAGAAAGATGGTGTTCTTGAATGGAGGCCCTCTAGTTCAACTGCTAGTGTGCATGAATTTCAAGTTTCAAGCACGTATTTAAAAGGTATGCAAGTGTCCAAGCCAGGTGCAGCACAGATAGCGCTTCGGCTAGTAGCCAAAGATGGCAAAACCATCAATGGAGATACTTCCGCATTTCTTGTATTCAATTCAGATCCAGACACGGCGGTATCACAGAGAGAAAAGTTTAAAGAGCGCCTAGCTGCAGCTATTGCAAAGGCGCGTACAGAGCCAATGCAGCAGACTAGCACTCGAGACTTCGACACTCATGATTCTCTTCAACGCACAGCTATGGCTAGTGAAGTGGCATTACGAAGTCAAGTCTTGCGTTCCAATCCTCAGCTCCTTTCATTGCATAAAGAAGTTGTTGGGTCGGGTACGTTGTCTGATGCCGATTTCTGggcgcatccagctcgAGTAATGTTGCTACGAGCAGAAAAGGCTCGAATGGAGCAGAAAACTGGACGTCGAGGACAATTGGCTGATCCGCATCCTACACAAAATGAGAATAATGAACTGAAAATCAATATTACACCACAGCTCATCCGCGACTTATTTGAACAATATCCTGTGTTGACAAGAGCATATGATGAAAATGTACCCAATCGTCTGGATGAAAATACATTTTGGGCTCGTTATTTTCAGTCTAAGTTGTACCATCGACTTCGTACTTCACTACGCTCTGCAGCTTCAGAAAACCAATTGCCCGCTGATGACATTTTTGATAAATATTTGGAGGCAGAAGATAATGACTTGGAGCCACGTCAAAAGCATAATCCACATGATGCATTGCTAAATCTAGCATCAACGGAGGAGGATCATTCCGCAACAGGAAATATTCAGGACTGGACCATGCGTCCTGGGTTTGATCGACGCACTTTGTCATTGGTTCGTCGATTCAACAAACATGCTGAATCACTTCTTACTTCGTCGTTGGGCGCGCTCGATGAAAAAGGCGCTCGCCGTGTGCGAAGGAAAGTGGGAGGCGTTGATGAAGAGTACGACTCACAGTCCAAGCGTAAATGGGAATCTCATTATGACAAGGATATTGTGATTCCCGATTTGACTGAGCGCCGATCTAACTCGGGGCGTCGTTTAGAGATCCAAGACTCACATGCATACTATGGCTCCGACATACATGGAGAAACTGAAACAGTACAAGGTGAGAATCGATTCGATTATGCCCGTTTTCGACAGGATCTTGCGCAATGGCACCTGGACCTGAGCAAATTTTCGCCTTCAGGCCAGATAATGAGCACAACGTTGCATTACATGCTGAAAAACATGGGACAACAGAAAGAGCAGCGATATTCGACAGCATTAGATAAATTGCCTGCGGATGTTAACAGGCAGATTGTGTCTTGTCAAGCTGCGACAAGCGAATTTCTGCAGCAATTTTGGCAAGCCGCTCTTCCATCCTTGGAACACACGTATCAATCCGTGGAGCAGCGCATTGAAAAAGCACGAAGTATGATATCCATCTTGCAAAAAACAGATACCCGTATTGAACATATTGCAACAGCGGCTGATACAGCCTTGCCCAATGAAGGCTACGACAGTGTTATGGAAGCGTTTCAAGCTACACGCGAGGCTGTACAGACAGCGTTGTTCTATGCGCACAAGTCGCAGAGACATACAGTTTAG
- a CDS encoding ATP-binding cassette, subfamily F, member 3, translated as MYVDEPSNMLDLNAIAWLEDYLVKEWEGTLLVVSHDRAFLNQVSTDIVHMHSERLDYYKGNFDQFYETRDERRRNQLREYEANKQKREHLQAFIDRWRYNAARAAQAQSRIKELERLPVLEMPEKESGEHFTLPETDKISPPLLQLDNVTFGYSEDKILLRNVNFDVTLDSRIALIGSNGAGKSTLIKLLINQLSPLSGDAKRNPRLRIGYFSQHHIDQLDLTQSPVAFLASRFPGRTEQEYLAVSLLFAYYFIAASSRFSMSGSAFFFHLSHITVVFSCVRAPLCLLL; from the coding sequence ATGTATGTCGATGAACCATCTAACATGCTTGACTTGAACGCTATTGCCTGGCTAGAAGACTATCTCGTCAAAGAGTGGGAAGGTACACTCCTGGTTGTATCGCACGACCGTGCATTTCTCAACCAGGTGTCAACCGACATTGTCCATATGCACTCTGAACGCCTCGACTACTACAAAGGCAACTTTGACCAGTTCTACGAAACCCGCGACGAACGCCGCAGGAATCAATTACGTGAATACGAAGCAAACAAGCAAAAGCGCGAACATCTTCAGGCTTTCATCGATCGTTGGCGCTACAATgcggctcgtgctgcacagGCACAGAGCCGTATCAAAGAACTGGAACGCTTGCCTGTACTTGAAATGCCTGAGAAGGAATCAGGTGAACACTTCACCCTCCCCGAAACCGATAAAATTAGCCCGCCATTGCTGCAACTGGATAATGTCACATTTGGTTATTCGGAGGATAAGATTCTGCTGCGTAACGTCAACTTTGATGTGACACTTGACAGTCGCATTGCTTTGATCGGTAGCAACGGCGCCGGTAAGTCGACCTTGATCAAGCTCTTAATCAATCAACTATCCCCATTGTCGGGTGATGCCAAACGGAATCCACGTTTGCGAATCGGTTACTTTTCTCAGCACCACATCGACCAACTTGATCTCACTCAGAGTCCCGTTGCTTTCTTGGCATCGCGGTTCCCCGGCCGTACGGAACAAGAGTATCTTGCTGTTTCACTACTCTTTGCTTACTATTTTATTGCTGCTTCATCTCGGTTCTCTATGTCAGGAAGCGCTTTCTTCTTTCACCTTTCCCATATTACTGTCGTCTTTTCCTGCGTTAGAGCGCCTCTTTGTCTTCTTCTTTAG